Sequence from the Cellulomonas fimi ATCC 484 genome:
CGGGGCCGCCATGGCGCGGGCCGCCGCGAGCACGCCCACGGGCATGAGCGCGGTCCTCGGCGGGGACCCCGACGAGGTGCTCGCGACGCTCGCCGGGCACGGGCTCGTCGCCGCGAACGTCAACGGCGGCGGCCAGGTCGTCGCCGCGGGCGCGCTCGACGCGCTCGCGGCCCTCGCCGCCGCTCCCCCGACCCGCGCGCGCGTCGTGCCGCTCCAGGTCGCGGGCGCCTTCCACACGCAGGTCATGGAGCCCGCGGTCGCGGAGCTGCGGGCCGCCGCGCAGCAGGTGTCGCCCGCAGAGCCCGCGGTCCCGCTGCTCACCAACGCCGACGGCACGGTCGTCCCGTCCGGCGCCCGCGCGCTCGAGCTGCTCGTCGCCCAGGTCGCGAACCCGGTCCGCTGGGACCTGTGCCAGCAGACGCTGCTCGGCCTCGGGGTCACGGGACTGCTCGAGGTCGCCCCCGGCGGCGTCCTGACGGGCCTGGCCCGGCGTACGCTGCCCGGGGTCGAGACGGTCGCCGTGAAGACGCCCGCCGACCTGGACGCCGCGCGCGACCTCGTGCGCCGCCACGGAGGCACGGCGTCCACCCCCACGCCCGGCGACACCACCGCGACCACCCAGGAGCACCAGTCGTGACCCGACCCACCCTGACGCAGGCGACCGGCCCCGCGCACTCGCGCATCCTCGGCATCGGTGGCGTGCGCGGCGAGCGCGTCGTCCCGAACGACGACCTCGTCGGCCCCATCGACTCCTCCGACGAGTGGATCCGCCAGCGGACCGGCATCGTCACGCGCCGCCGTGCGGGCGAGGGAACCGACGTGCTCGACCTCGCCGAGGGCGCCGCGCGCGCCGCGATCGAGAACGCCGGCCTCACGGGGGCCGACATCGACGCCGTGATCCTGTCGACCGTCACGTACTTCCACCAGACGCCCGCCGGCGCCGCGATCATCGCGGACCGGATCGGTGCGACCCCGGCCGCGGCCTACGACATCTCCGCGGCCTGCGCGGGCTACTGCTACGGCATCGGCCAGGCCGACGCGCTGGTCCGCGCGGGCGCCGCGCGGCACGTGCTGGTCATCGGTGCCGAGAAGATGAGCGAGTTCGTCGACCCGACGGACCGCAGCATCTCCTTCCTGCTCGGCGACGGCGCCGGCGCGGTCGTCATCGGCCCGTCCGACACCCCCGGCATCGGCCCGACCGTCTGGGGCTCGGACGGTGCGCAGGCGCAGGCGATCCGCCAGACGCACTCGTGGCTCGCGACGCGCGACGAGGGTGCCGGCTGGCCGACCCTGCGCCAGGAGGGCCAGTCCGTGTTCAAGTGGGCCGTCTGGCAGATGGCCCCGGTCGCGCAGAAGGCCCTCGACGCGGCCGGCGTGACGGCCGACCAGATCGACGCCTTCGTCCCGCACCAGGCGAACATGCGGATCATCGACCAGATGATCAAGCAGCTCAAGCTGCCCGAGACGGTCGTCGTCGGGCGTGACATCGCCGACACCGGCAACACCTCCGCGGCGTCGATCCCGCTGGCCACGGAGCGTCTGCTCCGCGAGGGCCAGGTGAGCAGCGGCGCGCTCGCCCTGCAGATCGGGTTCGGTGCCGGGCTCGTCTACGCCGCGCAGGTCGTCGTCCTGCCCTGACCGCACCAGGCCCGGCGACCCCCGCCGGACCGCCCCGTCCTCAGACCTTCGGCCGACCCTCGGGTTGTACCGTTCGTCCGACCCATCCAGCAGCACCCAAGGAGACACCATGGCGTACAGCGAGCAGGAGATCCTGGCCGGTCTGGCCGAGATCGTGAGCGAGGAGACGGGCCTGCCCACCGACTCGGTCCTGCCGGAGAAGTCCTTCACCGACGACCTCGACATCGACTCGCTGTCGATGATGACGATCGTCACGCTCGCCGAGGAGAAGTTCGACGTGCGCATCCCCGACGACGAGGTCAAGAACCTCGCGACCGTGGGCGACGCCGTCTCGTTCATCGCAGGCGCGCAGTCCTGACCCTGCCGCGACCCCGGTCCGTCCCGGCGCCCGCGCACCTCGCCGCGTCGGGACGGACCACCCTCCACCGCCACCAGGAGCACCGATGAGCCACGCAACCGACGTCGTCGTCACCGGACTGGGCGCCACCACGCCCCTCGGCGGCGACGTGCCCTCGACGTGGGCCGCCGCCCTCGCCGGTGAGTCCGGGGCGCGCACCTTCGACAACGACTGGGCGGAGACCTACGGGCTGCCCGTGACGTTCGCCGCGACGATCAAGGTCGCACCGCAGGACGTCCTGCCCCGCCCGGAGCTCAAGAAGATGGACCCGTCCG
This genomic interval carries:
- a CDS encoding beta-ketoacyl-ACP synthase III translates to MTRPTLTQATGPAHSRILGIGGVRGERVVPNDDLVGPIDSSDEWIRQRTGIVTRRRAGEGTDVLDLAEGAARAAIENAGLTGADIDAVILSTVTYFHQTPAGAAIIADRIGATPAAAYDISAACAGYCYGIGQADALVRAGAARHVLVIGAEKMSEFVDPTDRSISFLLGDGAGAVVIGPSDTPGIGPTVWGSDGAQAQAIRQTHSWLATRDEGAGWPTLRQEGQSVFKWAVWQMAPVAQKALDAAGVTADQIDAFVPHQANMRIIDQMIKQLKLPETVVVGRDIADTGNTSAASIPLATERLLREGQVSSGALALQIGFGAGLVYAAQVVVLP
- a CDS encoding ACP S-malonyltransferase, with protein sequence MLVVVCPGQGAQSPGMLAPWLELPVVAESVDRSSQVAGLDLRAHGTTSDADTIRDTAVAQPLLVASALASLRAVLELDATTPLGTVAGPLVGATAGHSVGELAAAAVAGVLTDDEALGLVAVRGAAMARAAASTPTGMSAVLGGDPDEVLATLAGHGLVAANVNGGGQVVAAGALDALAALAAAPPTRARVVPLQVAGAFHTQVMEPAVAELRAAAQQVSPAEPAVPLLTNADGTVVPSGARALELLVAQVANPVRWDLCQQTLLGLGVTGLLEVAPGGVLTGLARRTLPGVETVAVKTPADLDAARDLVRRHGGTASTPTPGDTTATTQEHQS
- a CDS encoding acyl carrier protein → MAYSEQEILAGLAEIVSEETGLPTDSVLPEKSFTDDLDIDSLSMMTIVTLAEEKFDVRIPDDEVKNLATVGDAVSFIAGAQS